One window of Sinorhizobium numidicum genomic DNA carries:
- a CDS encoding N-acetylmuramoyl-L-alanine amidase: MRAIAVAVVAALALPIAAVGAAEPAPLLAFGARIAGDDARTRLVIEFDRKPEFSIHYVANPPRVIVDLPETSFGLKPESLEPRGLFDAIRYGGMGAGASRLVLSAKGPTEVTHAEVKSEEDGKGFRLVLDAARIDQARFDELLGEQRWTGTVRAVKTDRPVIAPVKKPGAFVIAVDAGHGGIDTGAIGSLTKTEEKHVTLAFAKELVATLNRQSGIEAFLTRDQDQFLSLPQRVQIARQRSANLFISIHADTLKQKDIRGATVYTISDKASDNLAADLAARENLSDEIAGVPLESEPAEVADILIDLTRRETQAFSVNLARSVVSSFEGQIKLINNPHRHAGFRVLQAPDVPSILLEIGFMSNKDDEKQLLDPEWRKKVSELLAVAVQRYRQTAVANGG; the protein is encoded by the coding sequence GCCCGGATCGCCGGCGACGACGCCCGTACCCGCCTTGTGATCGAATTCGATCGCAAACCGGAGTTCTCGATTCACTATGTTGCAAATCCGCCTCGCGTCATCGTCGACCTGCCCGAGACGTCCTTTGGCTTGAAGCCGGAGAGCCTCGAACCGCGTGGGCTCTTCGATGCCATCCGCTATGGCGGGATGGGAGCAGGGGCGTCGCGCCTTGTGCTTTCCGCGAAGGGGCCGACCGAGGTGACGCATGCGGAAGTGAAGTCGGAGGAGGACGGCAAGGGGTTCCGGCTCGTGCTTGATGCCGCCAGAATAGACCAGGCCCGCTTCGACGAACTTCTCGGCGAACAGCGCTGGACGGGAACCGTACGTGCCGTCAAGACCGATCGACCGGTCATCGCCCCCGTCAAGAAGCCCGGCGCCTTCGTCATTGCCGTGGATGCCGGGCACGGCGGCATCGATACCGGTGCGATCGGCAGCCTCACCAAGACCGAGGAAAAACACGTAACGCTGGCTTTCGCAAAGGAACTGGTGGCGACGCTCAATCGCCAAAGCGGCATCGAGGCATTTCTGACGCGCGACCAGGATCAATTCCTCTCGCTGCCTCAGCGCGTGCAAATCGCTCGGCAGAGAAGTGCCAATCTGTTTATTTCCATCCATGCCGATACGCTGAAGCAGAAGGATATTCGCGGAGCCACCGTCTATACCATCTCCGATAAGGCATCCGACAACCTTGCCGCCGATCTTGCCGCGCGTGAGAACCTTTCCGACGAAATCGCCGGCGTGCCTCTGGAAAGCGAGCCGGCGGAGGTTGCGGATATTCTCATTGATCTCACGCGTCGCGAAACCCAGGCTTTTTCAGTCAATCTCGCGCGTAGCGTCGTTTCTTCTTTCGAAGGACAGATCAAGCTGATCAACAATCCGCATCGCCATGCCGGTTTCCGTGTCCTGCAGGCGCCGGATGTACCCTCTATCCTGCTGGAAATAGGTTTCATGTCGAACAAGGACGACGAGAAGCAATTGCTCGATCCGGAATGGCGCAAGAAAGTGTCAGAACTGCTTGCGGTTGCGGTTCAGCGCTACCGGCAGACAGCGGTTGCGAACGGCGGTTGA